A window of Rosa rugosa chromosome 7, drRosRugo1.1, whole genome shotgun sequence genomic DNA:
AACTGTGGACTAAGGTAACACGCTTATGCTCTTTAGTTTTTTGAATTTGGGATCCTGGAGAATAAATTCAATTAAACCATAAGTGTTTTATCGTAAGTGGTACCAACtttaacttttttgtttttactttacCTATGTACTATGCAAAGTTTAGTCATAGTATTATATGTTTGTTTAGAATAAGTGAGCATCGAACGTCGAATGAGTGGATCTATCTGTACGTACCATTGTATACTAGATGTCGGATACCATATCTAATTGGGGACGATTTGCTTGTGAGAGAGAAGGTGGAACCCCCGATTATGCACTAAGGAGGGTATATAGCATGAGAGCTTTGCTCGATATTTTTCGTAGAGGTTGTTCCATTCTATCTAATCCAAAAGCAAGAAATAAATTTAGTAGTCGAGACTGGCGAACCAAACTCGGACACAACTACCAGAAACAGCAACAACCTAGCTTGTCTTTCAACGCCAACGCACCTAGACAAGCCCAGAATTCCCCATCACAACATTACAAAACCGGCCGGCAACCCCCAAATCAACTTGGAACACAAAGTGCCATGACTTAACGTCTTGCCGAGTAAGTTATAGACAACAGGCATTGGGAGTTGGTGTGTTCTATTAAAAGGGGCACTAGGCACAAATGAAGAGGTGAAAGaccagagaaaaagaaagacctAAGAGAGATGACATCgtcttttccttttttggaCGATGACATACTAtaacaaaaataagaaaaattagaaaagagGATGACATATACAAACGGCCGGCTAGGGTACGTATTTTTCTTTTGGCATAAGTTCATAAAATACATTATGTAatgcatataaatatatacatgcatGTTGATTGCCTCGAAATTTAATTAGTGAGCtacatttcttcatttttataattaatGATGAAGTTGAGTTTACGTTTTTATTTGGAAAAATTTAACAGGTACCTGAAAATAGGCCCAACGATTTGTACACGAATCCTAAATTTCAAGATTTTTAAGTTGGTCGGAGTTATAAGTTCATGTACTAATAAAGTTTACGATTTGTAactttatgtatagaaattCCTAATGGGCCTATTactgtttttgaaaattttccgTTTCATTTTATTTAGCTAGAAATAATCAAGGACTAATTTGCTGCATGTGATTAATTTGTTTTGGGTCAATGAAAGAATCAGAACCGCTTACTTTTCTGATTTCTGTATGATAATTAATTTTGCATAATTTCATAAATTTATGTTAAAAACAATTTAGTCATctgagagcatctttagcaatgctaaccattttttagtcaaattttagccaaagtagataaaaaattattttggctagctactttagaaatacgtctgtatcattgctatctattttagctagttttaaatttatattattttttaagtgaagattaaatagtttaaatgtatttatcaagtacataaaataactcaaaaggaatgtattaaattatagagagcctcatctcgctctctatatttaagagcgagatagctaaaagttataatggagagccacttagaagtctggtgcagctgctaaaatatatcaaaaactaaacatgctctccaaaatagcttagaagctaaaatagagagtctgctaaagatgctttgAGGTAGTGGGAGTGCAAAATCTGAATGTAGAAGGTTTTGTGAAACACTTGAAACCACAAGGTATGCAATTGCTTGTAGACTTGTACGAAGTTATCCCCTTGAAGTACTCTATTATGAAAGATTAATTTCGACCTGCTCTTCGATCACCAAATGATTAAGACACTTAGACTTCATAGAATTAATAAATGCATTCATGGGCACCATGCAGCAGAGAAGCACGCAAGTACGGGGCAATTCTAGAGAGCCTCATGTAAGACTGAAGATTTACAATCGGTGATGGAGTTAGAAATTTTACGTTCGGTGAATTGGGATGTTCGAGGATTTTACAGCCACTATTCCTTCCATTCACGGTTTTTATCTTCACCCTGTAGCAATTTAGTAGAGCAGTGTAGTACATCTAGTTGGGAATCTTTTCCTGATATAGAAAGGATTCTTTAGCATGGgttcaaaaaagaaagaatgaatTTGGACTCGACATATATAGCTCTTGAGGATTGCCAAACTGAGTAAGATGATGATCAtttgctggaaaaaaaaaaaaacaaataaaaaaaagtatgaaAAGTAATAGGCCCGCAAAAAGCCTACAATTATTACGGTATGGAATCACCCGCGCTCTTTGGAGGGAAAATATCAGTTAGGCTGACGTGGGCAACCTGGTATAGTGGTGCAGCGTTCTGACCCCGGTGGCGCCCCGTGGTTTCGAAAAATAGTAGGCGCGCCTGGCATTAACTTCCAGACCTCTCACTcaaaaaccaacaaaaaaaagaaaaaagaaaaagaaaactaacAACCTCAATTTCTttacaattttattttgaaaaatccccccaaataatttttttttttttttccggtcgTTGGCCTCCCGCCACCCCCAACGCACCAGCTCCTTCCTCGCCTTCAAAACCCTAACGAATTTGTTCGTTTCCCCCACATTCAGCGTCTTCGTTTCTTTCTTGATAATGAACGAATAAATAAAGGGATCGAATTTTCAAAAATGctgaatgtccgtttgagaacGGGACAAGATGCAGGTAACATTATCTCTCAATTTTTATTGAAACTCGGAAATGGAAATGATGATTGCATTGTTGTTTAATGGACGATGATGATGTGTTAGCAGGAGGTGAGAGGGACCTGGAGAAGGGGCTGCTGGAGCCCTCAACGCCGGGAACTCGATCGGAGCCGCCGATGTCACCGCACACATCGAGGCTGGCGCCGTTTTTGTCCAATTCCAGCAAGTCTCTGCTGGTTTCGAATTCTAGCAAGTCTCTGCTGGTTTCGAATTCCGGCAAGTCTCTGATGGTTTCCAATTCCAGCAAGTCTCTGGTTATGTCGAATTCCGGCAACCGCTTGGATCAGAAGAAGAAGTACGTGCGGCAGGTGACCGGCCGCTTCAATGACACGGAGCTCCACCTGGCGGCGAAGCGGGGCGACGTCGCCGCCGTGAAGCATATCATCGGCGAGATTGATGCACAGATGATGGGGACCACGAGTGGGGCTGAGTTTGATGCGGAGGTGGCTGAGATTAGGTCTGCGGTTGTGAATGAGGTCAATGAGTTGGGAGAGACGCCGCTTCTCGCCGCGGCCGAGAAGGGGCACCTTGGTGTGGTGAAGGAGCTCTTGCCTTTCACCACCGATGAGGGGATTTACATGAAGAATAGGATCGGCTACAATCCATTGCATATTGCTGCTAGTCAAGGGCACCATGGTAACCATAAACTTCAAATCTTTTATATCATCATTTGTTGATTTAGGTGTCTATGTGCTTATGAAAGTTTGAAATGGAATACATTGCATAATGGTACTTGTTTACATATACATAACAGACTTGTAATGGTACTTGTTTACTTGCTATTGTCCTTACATGTTAGACTGTAGATGAATTTCCTATGTTTACATCATTTCTTGATTCATTTTATGAGAAGAAGGAGAATGGCAAGAATGGTAGCTTATTCACACTAGACTTGGATTGGTGTTGTGTCCTTGACAATCATGGCTGGACTGGTTTTAAATTCAGGGACCGTAGGTTTTCTGCTTATTTGAAAGCATGTCTTGTCGTTCACTACTCACTACTTGCTTGTCTTTTGTTGCTGGTGTTACGTTTCTTGAAGCTTTGTTTTGGATCTGATTGTAAATATATACATACTAACTAGCTTTGTGCAGCCATTATCCAGGTCCTGTTAGACCATGAACCAGGACTTAGCAAAACACTTGGCCCGTCAAATGCAACAGCTCTTGTGGCTGCAGCTACAAGAGGGCATACAGATGTGGTTAAGGAGTTAATGAATCATGATCCTAGCTTGGTAGAAATTTCTAAATCCAATGGTAAGAATGCATTGCATTTTGCGGCACGGCAGGGCCATGTAGATATTGTGAAAGCTTTGCTTGACAAGGATCCACAACTAGTAAGAAGAATTGACAAGAAAGGACAGACTGCTTTGCATATGGCCGTAAAAGGTCATAGCTGTGAGGTGGTGAAGTTGCTACTTGACACAGATTCAGCTCTTGTCATGCTCCCAGACAAGTTCGGCAATTTAGCATTACATGTGGCCACGAGGAAGAAGAGAACAGAGGTATGTATTTCCATTACTGGATTTTCACAATTTTTAGGCTTTATTGCATTCTTGTATAAAGGGCTCCTTTGCTATTCAGTTTGTCTCCTTAAACGTTGCACGAAATATGATCTATACACATTAGGTTGAGGTGATGTAAGATTTTGTATGCCAAGTTTTTGCATTGTTCATTGAGTAACTTGTATCGGACTAGGTGAATATCTTTagcaatttatatatatatctcattaTGCTTGCAGATAGTAAATGAGTTGTTAGCCCTTCGTGACACAAATGTGAATGCTTTAACAAGAGAACAGAAAACACCCCTTGATATAGTTGAAGCACTTCCTCTCTCCGAAGAATCCACGGCAATTAAGGAAAGCTTAACTGAGTATGGTGGTCTCCGAGCCCAGGACCTTAACCGGCCAAGAGATGAGCTTAGAAACACAGTGTCAGCTATAAAAAAAGATGTCCACACTCAGCTGGATCAAGCCCGCAAGACCAGTCGGAGTGTTACTGGAATTGCCAAGGAGATCCGTAGGCTACAAAGGGAAGGAGTCAATATTGCAACTAACTCTGTCACAGTGGTTGCATCGCTCATCGCAACAATAGCATTTGCAGCTATATTTACTGTACCTGGTGGTGATTTAGATTCTGGGAAGTCTGTGGCGGTTTCAACTACATCGTTCaagatgttttatttttttaatgctATTTCACTCTTCGTAGCATTGGCTGTTGTCGTGGTACAGATCACCCTTATTCGGGGGGAGACGAAGACTGAGAGGAGGGTTATAACAGTGATTAATAAGGCGATGTGGTTGGCCTCTATGACCACTACAGTAGCATTTATTTCTGCAGCATATATAGTGGTTGGTCGACATAATCGGTGGGCTGCAATCTTTATCACAGTTATAGGAGGGATTATAATTTCAGCCGTTCTTTGTATCATGACATATTTTGTGATAAAGTCCAAAAAGATTCGTAGactgagaaagagagagaagcttCTTACAAGGACTGGATCCTCCTTGCACTCAGACTCTGGTTCAGAAGTGAATCGTGTTATGGCCCTTTAATAGATTTGTTCTTTCGAACTAGCCTGTGGTTCAATGTCTGACTTTTTATACAtgaagaagaaaaccaaaatggGAGCAGTGAGGTTCTTATCTATAGTGTAACAAAATGAGTGGCCATTGAAATTATACTAATAGCGTCAATGAGTGGATCTTTTGGAAGGAATTTTAATTTGGGTGCCTCAAGGGTTATATAAGTTTGGAGCGAAACTAATGGCGACCTCACATCTTCAAAGGGAGCTAGTGTGATATATCATCTGTATATTGTATGGTATATGCACGGTGTCAATCTTGATTTGTAACTTGTATAGGTTTCATTGCTGGTGATatctatacatatatatttgataATAGATAGTGGCTTGTTGAATATTAGTTAGTTGATCACAATTTTGGATGTGACTTTACTTGACACATTTGACTGACAAAAGAGAATGTATCTGATGAGTCGAAAAAAATCTGAAAGCACTGTATTTTGTGCATACGATATATGCCGATATGGTAGTCTCTGGCTACTATGGTGGATTACACTACTTTATATAGATTATACACCGAATTTGTTCCATGCAAGTctctggctctctctctctctctctctctctctatatatatatatatatcaagttTGTAATACTCGATTCACACTAATAACTTTTGTATGATTCAATAGAAACAAAGGGAAAGAGATGACGAACAATAAAGAGTGGCCTGGAATTATGATTTCATTAGTACTTCTTCCTTCTGTACTTGAGTTTATTGGGATGCGTACGCATTGCTCATTTTTCACCTTTCTGATTTATCAGGACAAATGATGATCGACTTGCTTTGGTCCAACAAATCTGGTGGATGGTGATCGTGTAGCTCAAGTGGCATATTTTTCACATATGCACTGTGGAAGCACTACTGCATTAACACCTTCCGCTTATTTGTTGGCAGAAGATGGAATTCAAGGTTAGACGTATCAAGTGCTTTTCGAAATCCGTAAGTGGACTTTGTTTTAGTTCTTCCAGTAATTGGCAGGAATTATTCGATTGAGTTTCTTGAGTTGCACATGTTTTATGTGGGATCTAAGCTACCAACAAATCAATGCAACTGTTGATGTCCAGAAATCCACTTCATGGAAGAGATAAGCCATTGTATTTTCGAGCCATTTTCATCTGATTATGATTGTGTTGGCTGTGCTGACAGCAAGAGAATATTTGGTGCTCCCTTGCTAGCTGCAATGTTCTTTCTGCTTAAAGTTATTGTGGTTAATTTTCTCATTAGTCAATTATGGGTCCTCGATCTGCAACCAGAAGAACCAGGTGCATCACATGGTGTGGTCTACAGGAGATCTATCCGTGTGCTCGCTATAACAATTAACAAGTGAGCCACTTGATCTTCTTGGAAATGATTATTCATTTCAATAATGTTGGGTGGTTAGTTCTAAGTTTAGAAATACTTTTCACCTATTTATGCTAGAGAAGGCAACCGTATTTATCtaaagggttttttacttcaacagtgtctgaactcttcgaggacttttgaaatgatacctgaactttcaaagttatcaatgtgatacctgaactcattttttcgtatcaacgtcatacctgcggtcgatttccgtcacagaactgttaactatgaccacgtgcccagcacgtgagacacaaaataagggtaaaaatgacATTTCCCACTTCCTTTAGTTCTTCACGGGGTTTTTTTACTTCAatagtgtctgaactcttcgaggacttttaaaatgatacctgaactttcaaagttattaatgtgatacctggactcattttttagtatcaacgtcgtacctgcggtcgatttccatcacagaaccgttaactataaccacgtgcccagcacgtgaggcacttaatgaggttaaaagactaatttaccttcaaaaatattgttttttattttttttgctttctttgtttctttttttctttcttgtttttcttttttgacgtCTTCTTCCCTCTGATTTGTCCCCTCCGATTGGAAGCCATGGCCGCAAATCAAATCTCACCTTCTCTCTCAACCACCCAACCCTTTCCAAGAACTACCTGACTACAACCACATTGAACTCAGCTAGATCGATATGGCTACCTTGCAAAAATTCAAGCTCCTCGCCACTCAATGCCCCGTCGTCGCCTGAAGCCCCACGCGCAACTCATCCGCCAGCCCCGTCATCCACCTCCGCTGCCGTAAAACCCTCAGATTGTTCCTCACCCGCCCCGACCGCCGTCGATTGCCTCGCCGGAGTACCTCGTCCGATGCTCCCACCAAGTACTGATATTACAGCCGCAAATAACCAAAGGccggttttttttttggacaaattgATTAGAAGCTGGAATCAGTGAAATGAACATTGCCCCATTGTTCGATATATCATATACAGATAGATATAGTTATACACAGACACGTAGTCGCGGAAAAATCAGTTTTGGGTTTTCTCCCATCATCACCATCCTTCGCCTTTTCGCCGctgttgagagagagaaagatagagACTCTCAGTCTCCTTCActtttgcagattttgattcaaTTACAAAGACACGGACTATTTTTGAAATTCATGAACTTATGCTGTGATGTTAGTTGTGGTGAGGAAGCCGAGTGCCACGACGGCGTGGCCCGCCTCAGTCATATCTCCGGCAAGCTGCCCAAGAAGGTCTGGATTGCCGCCGGCCATATTCTCTATCTCTCTATCTGATCCCTCTGTCTGAAATCTCAAGTAAATTCCAAGTCTCAGATCTGGAGGCCAAGAGTCATGAAACCGTCTACACCGCTCCGGCCTGCAATAAATTAAGAGAAGCAAAGCCGTCGAGCAAGTTGTGCTTGGAGAACTCCGACGAGATGGAGTCCCCGGCGGTGTCTGTCCATCAGAGAATTGGATTCAAGTTTTGCATTTTTCTAGGAAATGTCATCATCCCATCTGATTGCATTTTGcagatgaaaaaggaaatagaaatggagaagaagaactgaaggtaCGACATGACACGTGAAGAACTAAAAGAAGTGGGAAAGgtcatttttacccttattttgtgcctcacgtgctgggcacgtggtcatagttaacggttctgtgacggaaatcgaccgcaggtacgacgttgatacgaaaaaatgagttcaggtatcacattgataactttgaaagttcaggtatcatttcaacagtcctcgaagagttcagacactgttgaagtatatacttttgagggtaaattagtcttttaaccTCATTAAGTGCCTCACGTGCTGAGCACGTGGTCATAGctaacggttctgtgacggaaatcgaccgcaggtacgacgttgatacaaaaaaatgagtccaggtatcacattgataactttgaaagttcaggtatcatttcaaaagtcctcgaagagttcagacactgttgaagtaaaaaacccttaTCTAAAAGTGCTTTAGACACGGCTTCATATAATGGGCACGCATGATTTATAATGCGCATGATTTCAAGGTTGTTTATACATTAAGTTAGTCTATCACTATAAAAAGATAGTATATTTTTAATGTATTTATACATTAATATATCGTAAATTTTTCTGTCACATTCATAAACACTTCTAGCAGAATATTTATGAATTACCATGGATATTAATGAAGCAAATTTGTTTTCCTGTGGGAAGATTTTTaaggctcttttttttttttttttttttttttcttttgttacaaAATTTTTAAGGCTCGTTAAATGACCGGATAAAGAAGAAGCGTATGGGCCGCCTAGCATCTTCATTCTTgaccaaagaaagaaagaaaaacagaaggcGTGTAACGCTGTTCGAGGATGATGCTATCATTTTTGTCTCGGTATATGACTTGCGAGTACTAGAGGCTAAAAGCCAACGTGGTTCCCAGAAAGCTAAAAACACAAGGGGCCGTGAGCTTCCTTCTTCCTCTTTCATTATATATCCTACTTTGCCGTCTTGCCCTATCTTATGCCCGAGTCAATGCTTCGTTTTTATTCTAATTAACCCACAATTTATCTCTATGCCAACATCATTATTGATACTAGGCCACAATTAATGCATCGCCGGATAATCCAATCATAGTTTTACTTCTTATTtcgttgattttaattttggacCTATTGCAGAATTCCACAAGAAATACTATTGAAACAATAACTATTTGTATTACTTTTTTTGTATAATAAATAATCTCTTCAATGATGTATCGTTCTTACGTGGACTTTCTTGAGGTAACGAATTGTCAAAACTTAATTGTAAAATTTCGGTTACATATCATGTGTATGAACTGCACATGTCTATTTATCACATTGAAGCATGGTGTGAATCTCGGATAACATGTTGGTAGTTAATGACGAGTTTGAACATGTTTTTCTTGTCAACGGTTGAATACAATCATGTGATTATCTCTCATTATTAGGCGACTTGGTGATTTAAGCAATGAGGTGGTAGGCACAAGTTACTCTTTTTGGTTGGAAGGGAATAACTACTCTTGTGCATTTTAGTTTCCACTTTCTGATGCTGACGTGGTAAAACATGAGTGGCTATTGTCCAAAACTTGAAAACAGCCCAACATGATAAAACGAGTGAAACACAATCATTATTGCAAGGAAGCTGGTTACTACAGAGTGCACAGTAAACCGACCTCTTCCTAGTGCCCTGTCAACATCATCTTTTGCAAAGTGTGGTTACCTCATCCTCCACTGGTTCACTGAACTTCAAGTTTTGGGCTGTACCCTTTTTACACTCGGTTTCATTCTAGTTTCTCTCTGTTTTCAAGTGTTTCAGTTTGGTTGTTTGGGTTGTTTATCTCAGTTTCTTCGTTGGCCAAGCAAGAAGTTCTTCATTTTTGAACCCACAAGCACAAGATCAGTAAGTAGTTCATGCTACGTTTCAAGGttcacttatttatttatcaattaGTTCAACAATTgtggttttgtatttttgttaaACTTGGTGCTCAACTATAGTTTTATTGGATGGCTGCACATGATTGGTTTTCAAACAGTAAACACGGTTTCAACTTTGTATAGCCTCAcctcttttgttcttttctctTTGCACTCTTGTAATGACTAATGAGTAGTAACACTGATGGATGATGAATAACAATGTGTATTATAAATATTAAGAGAGACAAGGAGAGAGTTAGACAGTTTAGCTTTTATTTTAATACTGGAATTGTTTTGTTTGGGTGCAGAAGATGTCAGAGTGAGTAatgggaatcaaggaatcaaaCCTCCAGATTTCCCACGTGCAAATTCATGGAATCATCTGAATAATCTTATCCTCATCATTCACAAATTGATTTTTCTGGTGTGCTCTTTCCTTGACTTTGATTGAGGCCTTCATGGTGAAAAGGGGAACTTTTGATTAAATTTTAGGGAGGAATTTGGATTGGAACTCTTGGGGAATTTTCTTTGAAGTATGGAAGCACCTGTGACTGTGAGGCAGCAAAGCTTCTGCGAGAAGAAGATGACAAAGCAGTTGACAGGGAAGCGCGAAGATGCCCCCTTGCATTTGGCTGCAAGAGCAGGAAATTTGGGATTGGTGTTAGAAATCATCTCAAATGGTGGGGATGCAGAGTTGAATGAAGTGTTGATGAAGCAGAATCACTCGGGTGAAACCGCCTTGTATGTGGCGGCTGAGTGTGGCTATGTTGATTTGGTGAAGGAAATGATCAAGTACTGTGATGTTGGTTTAGCTAGCATCAAAGCTAGAAATGGCTGTGATGCATTTCACATTGCTTCCAAGCAAGGTCACTTGGGTAAGTCTCTATGGATGTTTCAAAGTTTTGTTACCTTATCTGTGATATGCTTGCTTGGCGTATTATATAATCTTGTTTCTTATCCTAACATGATGTTAAAGCTATTCTGGTGATTGCATAAAGTTAATAACCTCATGTTTTCATATGTGATTTATGTAGAAATCTGAACAAATTTGGTAAACCATGATTGTAATTGGAAATCATCTAATAGCATGTTTTGTTTGGGGAAAATCATATTAAAAGTCATTGTTTTGTTGGCGTGTTTCAGAGGTATTGAAGGTTTTCATGAAGGCAATACCAGAACTTTCAATGACTGTTGATCAAACAAACACCACAGCATTGCACGCCGCAGCAGCGCAGGGTCACATTGAAGTAGTAAATTTCCTTTTGGAGAATGGTTGCAGCTTGCTGACCATAGCAAGAAGCAATGCAAAAACCGCCTTTCATTCCGCAGCAAGAAATGGGCATTTAGATGTCGTCAAGGCACTCTTGAGAAAAGAACCTGAAATTGCAACGAGAAAGGATAAGAAGGGGCAGACAGCTCTCCATATGGCAGTTAAGGGACAGAATGTTGAGCTGGTGGATGAGTTCGCAAAAGCGGATCCTTCTATGATAAATATGATGGATAACAAGGGCAACACTGCCTTGCATATAGCAACCCGGAAGGGTCGAGCTCAGGTACTGAAAGTTGGTTTTTGATTTATAATCTGAAAGAACATTCTTACAAATGTTTTAAGACATGGACTAAGCTTCTAACTGTTTCTTATGTGTATAAGAATGATAACATCTCATAATATCGAAATAACAAATTCTACCATGTATTATCTTTTGCAGATTGTTCAGCAGCTGTTGGGTTATAAGGGAATTGCCACAAGTACCATTAACAACTCTGGTGAAACTGTTCTTGACACTGCACAGAAAAATGGGCAATCTGTGATTGCTGCCATTCTAGAAGAGAAAGGCATTCAAAGTGCCAAATCCATGAAACCACCAACCATAATCGCAAACCGAGAGCTCAAACAAACTGTCAGTGACATAAAACATGAGGTGCATGACCAGATCAAGCAAACACGACATACACGAAAGCAAGTACATGGTATGGTAAAACGGCTCAGCAAAATGCACTCAGATGGGCTTAACAACGCAATAAACTCCACCACTGTTGTGGCTGTCCTCATTGCCACCGTTGCCTTTGCTGCAATTTTCACTGTCCCAGGCCAATACCCCAATGATCTTCCACCTGGATACTCTCCTGGAGAAGCAAACATTGCCCCAAAAGCCGGGTTCATAGTCTTCTTCATCTTTGATTCTTTTGCACTCTTCATATCATTGGCTGTAGTGGTGGTTCAGACTTCTATTGTTGTTATAGAGAGGA
This region includes:
- the LOC133719930 gene encoding ankyrin repeat-containing protein ITN1-like yields the protein MLNVRLRTGQDAGGERDLEKGLLEPSTPGTRSEPPMSPHTSRLAPFLSNSSKSLLVSNSSKSLLVSNSGKSLMVSNSSKSLVMSNSGNRLDQKKKYVRQVTGRFNDTELHLAAKRGDVAAVKHIIGEIDAQMMGTTSGAEFDAEVAEIRSAVVNEVNELGETPLLAAAEKGHLGVVKELLPFTTDEGIYMKNRIGYNPLHIAASQGHHAIIQVLLDHEPGLSKTLGPSNATALVAAATRGHTDVVKELMNHDPSLVEISKSNGKNALHFAARQGHVDIVKALLDKDPQLVRRIDKKGQTALHMAVKGHSCEVVKLLLDTDSALVMLPDKFGNLALHVATRKKRTEIVNELLALRDTNVNALTREQKTPLDIVEALPLSEESTAIKESLTEYGGLRAQDLNRPRDELRNTVSAIKKDVHTQLDQARKTSRSVTGIAKEIRRLQREGVNIATNSVTVVASLIATIAFAAIFTVPGGDLDSGKSVAVSTTSFKMFYFFNAISLFVALAVVVVQITLIRGETKTERRVITVINKAMWLASMTTTVAFISAAYIVVGRHNRWAAIFITVIGGIIISAVLCIMTYFVIKSKKIRRLRKREKLLTRTGSSLHSDSGSEVNRVMAL
- the LOC133721463 gene encoding ankyrin repeat-containing protein At5g02620-like, which produces MEAPVTVRQQSFCEKKMTKQLTGKREDAPLHLAARAGNLGLVLEIISNGGDAELNEVLMKQNHSGETALYVAAECGYVDLVKEMIKYCDVGLASIKARNGCDAFHIASKQGHLEVLKVFMKAIPELSMTVDQTNTTALHAAAAQGHIEVVNFLLENGCSLLTIARSNAKTAFHSAARNGHLDVVKALLRKEPEIATRKDKKGQTALHMAVKGQNVELVDEFAKADPSMINMMDNKGNTALHIATRKGRAQIVQQLLGYKGIATSTINNSGETVLDTAQKNGQSVIAAILEEKGIQSAKSMKPPTIIANRELKQTVSDIKHEVHDQIKQTRHTRKQVHGMVKRLSKMHSDGLNNAINSTTVVAVLIATVAFAAIFTVPGQYPNDLPPGYSPGEANIAPKAGFIVFFIFDSFALFISLAVVVVQTSIVVIERKQKEKLMTVINKLMWMACVMVSVAFLALSYVIVGEKEKWLAVGVTGIGTVIMGMTLGTMCYWMVVQRIEASKLRSITRRSSMSTRSHSHSGSFSVMSDSELINTEFKKKKVYAI